One genomic segment of Candidatus Baltobacteraceae bacterium includes these proteins:
- a CDS encoding NADP-dependent isocitrate dehydrogenase encodes MTSTAATPATTARKVPVTVAYGDGIGPEIMEATLRMITEGGARVELEPIEIGESIYNKGISNGIEPSSWDSLRRTRVFLKAPITTPQGGGFKSLNVTVRKTLGMYANVRPCASLHPYVSTKHPNMDIVIVRENEEDVYGGIEHRQTNQVAQCLKLISRPGSKRIIRYAFEYARANKRQKVTCFTKDNIMKITDGLFHRTFEEIALEYPDIEHEHWIVDIGAAKMADTPEAFDVIVMPNLYGDVLSDVAAQITGSVGLAGSANIGDHCSMFEAIHGSAPRRAGQNLANPSGLMHGALLMLVHIGQAEAAERVHNAWLTTIEEGIHTYDIYKEGVSKQKVGTREFADAVIARLGQKPHTLKAAEYDPNVQMNLAIRPAGKPPMKVRAGVDLFIDRRDGNPDMIADLMQKFNVPGTKLTVISNRGTKVWPNGNPDTYWSDHWSCRFEGEGELFTAEHVVKLLEAADRAGFDVIKTEGLYTFNGERGYSLAQGE; translated from the coding sequence GTGACTAGCACGGCCGCGACCCCCGCTACTACCGCAAGGAAGGTCCCAGTTACGGTCGCCTACGGCGACGGCATCGGCCCCGAGATCATGGAGGCGACCCTGCGCATGATCACCGAGGGCGGCGCCCGGGTCGAACTCGAGCCGATCGAAATCGGCGAGTCGATCTACAACAAGGGCATCTCCAACGGTATCGAACCCTCGTCGTGGGACTCGTTACGCCGTACGCGCGTCTTCTTAAAGGCGCCGATCACCACGCCGCAGGGCGGCGGATTCAAGAGTCTCAACGTGACGGTTCGCAAAACGCTCGGCATGTATGCGAACGTTAGGCCGTGCGCGTCGCTGCACCCATATGTGTCGACCAAGCACCCGAACATGGATATCGTCATCGTTCGCGAGAACGAGGAAGACGTCTACGGCGGCATCGAGCATCGCCAGACCAATCAGGTCGCGCAATGTCTCAAGCTGATTTCGAGGCCGGGGAGCAAGCGGATCATCCGGTACGCTTTCGAGTACGCGCGGGCCAACAAACGCCAAAAAGTCACGTGCTTCACCAAAGACAACATCATGAAGATCACGGACGGCCTGTTCCACCGGACGTTTGAAGAGATCGCCCTCGAATATCCCGACATCGAGCACGAGCACTGGATCGTCGACATCGGCGCGGCGAAGATGGCCGATACGCCCGAAGCATTCGACGTCATCGTGATGCCCAACTTATACGGCGACGTGCTCTCGGACGTCGCCGCGCAGATCACCGGTTCGGTTGGTCTGGCCGGGTCGGCGAACATCGGCGATCACTGCTCGATGTTCGAAGCGATTCACGGCTCCGCGCCGCGCCGCGCCGGACAGAACCTTGCCAATCCCTCGGGCCTCATGCACGGTGCGCTGCTGATGCTCGTCCATATCGGCCAAGCCGAGGCCGCCGAACGCGTGCATAACGCATGGCTCACGACGATCGAGGAAGGCATTCACACCTACGATATCTATAAGGAAGGCGTCTCCAAGCAAAAAGTCGGTACGCGTGAGTTTGCCGATGCGGTGATCGCGCGTTTGGGACAGAAGCCGCACACCCTCAAGGCGGCCGAGTACGACCCCAACGTCCAGATGAATCTCGCGATTCGTCCCGCCGGCAAGCCCCCGATGAAAGTGCGCGCGGGAGTCGATCTCTTCATCGATCGCCGCGACGGCAATCCGGACATGATCGCCGACCTGATGCAGAAGTTCAACGTTCCTGGAACCAAACTCACCGTTATCAGCAACCGCGGAACGAAAGTGTGGCCCAACGGAAACCCGGATACCTACTGGAGCGATCACTGGTCGTGTCGCTTCGAAGGCGAGGGCGAGCTTTTTACCGCCGAGCACGTCGTTAAACTCCTCGAAGCGGCCGACCGCGCCGGCTTCGACGTCATCAAGACCGAGGGACTCTATACGTTCAACGGCGAGCGCGGTTATTCGCTCGCACAAGGAGAGTGA
- a CDS encoding peptide ABC transporter substrate-binding protein, giving the protein MNLLRLAVATAAAFALFACSKAGVTSAPSDTLRVVLNINPTQLNPILEQNTIEEFVDGLMFNMLVSQDAQHHQIPDLAAVVPTTANGGISKDGLTLTYRLRHGVKWHDGTPFTSKDVKFTWQAVMNPANNVLSRRGYDEVASVDTPDDYTVVFHMKKIFAPAIDTIFGESDTPYYILPAHLLAKYSNLNQIPFNSAPVGTGPYKFARWERGDRIVLTANPNYFKGAPRIKQLILPIILDDNTEVAQLRSHEVDVTIEIPSTAYRDLQSDSGIVRQLADAPYFAAIEFNTSRPPLDDVRVRRALVMGLDRFGITRDDSYGTAIVATADLAPFYWAFDKALRPTPYDPAAAKALLDTSGWRTGTDGIRTRDGRRLSLQLVYGQGNSLSRVVGTQLQQMYKTIGVDVSIKTYDYATLYATAETGGILNSGKFDLALYPWISGADPDNSSQWTCAAIPPAGNNVSRYCSPEMDAAQRLALSTFDRATRAKAYATIESLLLRDAPAAFIYYRRTPYAHVPELQNFSPNGITEGWNAQEWNR; this is encoded by the coding sequence ATGAATCTTTTGCGCCTTGCCGTCGCTACGGCGGCTGCGTTCGCATTGTTCGCGTGTTCGAAGGCCGGCGTGACGTCCGCGCCGAGCGATACGCTTCGCGTCGTACTTAACATCAATCCCACCCAGCTCAATCCCATTCTCGAGCAAAACACGATCGAAGAGTTTGTCGATGGGCTGATGTTCAACATGTTGGTCTCACAAGACGCGCAGCACCATCAAATCCCGGATTTGGCTGCTGTCGTGCCCACGACGGCCAACGGCGGGATTAGCAAAGACGGTCTCACGCTGACGTATCGTCTTCGTCACGGCGTCAAGTGGCACGATGGTACCCCGTTCACCAGCAAGGACGTGAAGTTTACGTGGCAAGCCGTCATGAACCCCGCGAACAACGTCCTGTCGCGCCGCGGATACGACGAGGTGGCGTCGGTCGACACGCCCGACGACTACACCGTCGTGTTTCACATGAAGAAAATCTTCGCGCCCGCAATCGATACGATCTTTGGCGAGAGTGACACGCCGTACTACATCCTTCCGGCGCACTTGCTGGCGAAGTATTCCAATCTCAATCAGATTCCGTTCAACTCGGCACCGGTCGGGACTGGTCCCTATAAGTTCGCGCGCTGGGAACGCGGCGATCGCATTGTTTTGACCGCCAATCCCAACTACTTTAAAGGCGCTCCGAGGATCAAGCAGCTGATCTTGCCGATCATCCTCGACGACAACACGGAGGTCGCCCAGCTTCGCTCCCACGAAGTGGACGTCACCATCGAGATTCCGTCTACCGCGTATCGTGACTTGCAGAGTGATTCCGGCATCGTACGACAGCTTGCCGACGCGCCATACTTTGCCGCGATTGAGTTCAATACGAGTCGGCCGCCGCTCGACGACGTGCGCGTACGGCGCGCGCTGGTGATGGGCTTAGACCGGTTCGGAATCACTCGCGACGACTCGTACGGCACCGCGATCGTGGCAACGGCAGACCTTGCACCCTTCTACTGGGCGTTTGACAAAGCGCTGCGCCCGACGCCGTACGACCCGGCTGCAGCAAAGGCGCTGCTCGACACCTCGGGATGGCGCACCGGAACCGATGGAATCCGGACCCGGGACGGACGGCGGCTCTCCCTGCAGCTCGTCTACGGCCAGGGAAACTCGCTCTCGCGCGTCGTCGGGACGCAACTGCAGCAGATGTACAAGACAATCGGGGTCGACGTATCGATCAAAACGTACGACTACGCCACGCTCTACGCGACGGCCGAAACCGGCGGAATCCTCAATAGCGGAAAGTTCGACTTGGCTTTGTATCCTTGGATTTCCGGTGCCGATCCGGACAATTCTTCGCAGTGGACGTGCGCCGCGATTCCTCCCGCCGGTAACAACGTGTCGCGTTACTGTTCGCCCGAAATGGACGCAGCCCAACGCTTGGCGCTCTCGACCTTCGACCGAGCGACGCGTGCGAAAGCGTACGCAACGATTGAATCGCTGCTCCTGCGCGACGCGCCGGCCGCGTTTATCTATTACCGGCGTACGCCCTACGCGCACGTCCCAGAGCTTCAAAACTTCTCACCCAACGGAATTACCGAAGGCTGGAACGCCCAAGAGTGGAACCGTTAG
- a CDS encoding cobalamin-binding protein — MRIVSLLPSATEILYAIGAGDELAGVTHECDFPPEALALPKLTSSALPHAANAGEIDRHVRRSLHAGSSLYHLDAELLERLAPDLIVTQELCAVCAVSYDIVDRAAKRLRGDPRIVSLEPSSLDDVFATIGFLGEVTGHRDEARHVEQTLRASFATLHRRTQRAEPPRVLVLEWTDPPMSGGHWTPELVEHAGARPILAHPHANSQTLEWDAIAGADPDAVIVVPCGFDLEKTHTATAELEAIPQWRELRARREARVLLMDGNAYVNRPGPRLFDSARIMAELLGHL; from the coding sequence ATGCGAATAGTCAGCCTACTCCCTAGCGCGACCGAAATTCTCTATGCGATCGGCGCCGGCGACGAACTCGCGGGCGTCACGCACGAATGCGACTTTCCACCCGAGGCACTCGCGCTTCCGAAACTCACCTCGTCGGCTTTGCCGCACGCAGCGAACGCCGGCGAGATCGACCGGCACGTGCGGCGCAGTCTGCACGCGGGCTCGAGCTTGTATCACCTCGACGCGGAACTGTTGGAACGTCTGGCACCCGATCTCATCGTCACGCAAGAGCTCTGCGCCGTCTGCGCCGTGTCGTACGACATCGTCGACCGGGCCGCCAAACGGCTGCGCGGCGATCCACGCATCGTCTCGCTCGAACCGTCGTCGCTCGACGACGTCTTTGCGACGATCGGGTTTCTCGGCGAGGTGACGGGCCATCGCGACGAGGCGCGGCATGTCGAGCAAACCTTGCGCGCAAGCTTCGCGACCTTGCACCGGCGTACGCAACGGGCAGAACCGCCGCGCGTGCTCGTGCTGGAGTGGACCGATCCGCCCATGAGCGGCGGCCATTGGACGCCCGAGCTGGTCGAGCACGCCGGCGCCAGGCCGATCCTCGCACACCCACACGCAAACTCGCAGACGCTGGAATGGGACGCGATCGCAGGAGCCGATCCCGACGCGGTGATCGTGGTGCCGTGCGGATTCGATCTCGAGAAGACGCACACCGCGACGGCGGAACTCGAAGCGATACCACAGTGGCGCGAGCTGCGCGCGCGGCGCGAGGCTCGCGTACTGCTGATGGACGGAAACGCGTACGTCAATCGGCCCGGACCGCGTCTGTTCGACTCGGCGCGCATTATGGCGGAACTGTTGGGCCATCTCTAA